In Nothobranchius furzeri strain GRZ-AD chromosome 18, NfurGRZ-RIMD1, whole genome shotgun sequence, a single genomic region encodes these proteins:
- the LOC107374019 gene encoding uncharacterized protein isoform X1, protein MAMFHRKEFKIHGGQIGDSVTDISYNNISKQIDEGLKEQYTQSEVIRAVLRIIKPGHFKDVLISKDEMSINELKSFLRLHMGEKGTTELFQELITAKQLEHETPQQFLHRMVGLKQWLILASKQKDTEIIYEAETVQNVFLHTVYQGLSEKHEDIRRELKPLLSEKSVSDDALLRQVIRTTGEESERRRRLGRNPRAKYAYAQRGQVTSGKLGDSKEDPHSRNASAEGLGAVLYQRQDGNLKVIAYGSKTLSPAEKRYHMHSGKLEFLALKWAAVL, encoded by the exons ATGGCCATGTTCCACCGAAAAGAGTTCAAGATACATGGTGGCCAGATAGGTGATAGTGTGACGGACATTAGCTATAATAACATCAGTAAACAAATTGATGAAGGATTAAAGGAACAATACACACAAAGTGAAGTGATTCGTGCAGTGTTGCGGATCATAAAACCTGGACACTTCAAGGACGTGTTAATAAGTAAAGATGAGATGTCTATAAATGAACTAAAGAGCTTTCTGAGACTGCATATGGGGGAAAAGGGCACCACAGAACTCTTCCAAGAACTGATAACAGCTAAGCAGCTTGAACATGAAACACCACAACAGTTTCTACATCGTATGGTGGGTTTGAAACAGTGGCTGATACTCGCATCAAAACAGAAAGACACTGAGATTATATATGAAGCAGAAACTGTACAGAATGTGTTTCTGCACACAGTTTATCAGGGTTTAAGTGAAAAACACGAAGATATAAGGCGTGAGTTAAAACCTCTCCTCTCAGAAAAGTCTGTTTCAGATGACGCCCTTCTAAGACAAGTCATCAGAACAACCGGCGAAGAGAGCGAAAGAAGACGGCGCCTTGGGCGTAACCCACGTGCCAAATACGCTTATGCACAGAGGGGGCAGGTGACTTCAGGGAAGTTGGGAGACAGTAAAGAGGACCCCCACTCCAGAA ATGCATCGGCCGAAGGCCTTGGAGCTGTGTTGTATCAACGCCAAGATGGAAACCTGAAAGTCATTGCATATGGATCGAAGACACTGTCTCCCGCAGAGAAGAGGTACCACATGCATTCCGGGAAACTGGAATTCCTCGCCTTAAAGTGGGCG
- the LOC107374019 gene encoding uncharacterized protein isoform X3, whose amino-acid sequence MAMFHRKEFKIHGGQIGDSVTDISYNNISKQIDEGLKEQYTQSEVIRAVLRIIKPGHFKDVLISKDEMSINELKSFLRLHMGEKGTTELFQELITAKQLEHETPQQFLHRMVGLKQWLILASKQKDTEIIYEAETVQNVFLHTVYQGLSEKHEDIRRELKPLLSEKSVSDDALLRQVIRTTGEESERRRRLGRNPRAKYAYAQRGQVTSGKLGDSKEDPHSRSKDEDMQKLSAQAVL is encoded by the coding sequence ATGGCCATGTTCCACCGAAAAGAGTTCAAGATACATGGTGGCCAGATAGGTGATAGTGTGACGGACATTAGCTATAATAACATCAGTAAACAAATTGATGAAGGATTAAAGGAACAATACACACAAAGTGAAGTGATTCGTGCAGTGTTGCGGATCATAAAACCTGGACACTTCAAGGACGTGTTAATAAGTAAAGATGAGATGTCTATAAATGAACTAAAGAGCTTTCTGAGACTGCATATGGGGGAAAAGGGCACCACAGAACTCTTCCAAGAACTGATAACAGCTAAGCAGCTTGAACATGAAACACCACAACAGTTTCTACATCGTATGGTGGGTTTGAAACAGTGGCTGATACTCGCATCAAAACAGAAAGACACTGAGATTATATATGAAGCAGAAACTGTACAGAATGTGTTTCTGCACACAGTTTATCAGGGTTTAAGTGAAAAACACGAAGATATAAGGCGTGAGTTAAAACCTCTCCTCTCAGAAAAGTCTGTTTCAGATGACGCCCTTCTAAGACAAGTCATCAGAACAACCGGCGAAGAGAGCGAAAGAAGACGGCGCCTTGGGCGTAACCCACGTGCCAAATACGCTTATGCACAGAGGGGGCAGGTGACTTCAGGGAAGTTGGGAGACAGTAAAGAGGACCCCCACTCCAGAAGTAAGGATGAAGACATGCAGAAGCTGAGTGCACAG